A window of Burkholderiales bacterium contains these coding sequences:
- a CDS encoding sensor histidine kinase N-terminal domain-containing protein: protein MSGAGAARGPTLRRQLLWALIPPMLLVVAAAGALSYTVAWRSATEAYDSALFDSARSLAQQIHLSAAAPSLDLPKAARDILLADPYDRVFFTVLDGNDAAIAGNAAVPAPPAAPSKDAPVQFYDAQIARDHVRVATYAIFTGAGRPAATVRYAETLIKRRRLSERLIWTVVLPLVFAVVIVTSIVGYGVRKGLAPLGDLALALGRRGWGDLRPVTQARTPDEVKPLVDALNDLIERLSASQEAQQRFIAEAAHQLRTPLAALAAQTERALLAADVESITPALTQLQSSARRVIRLVNQLLTLARAEPGNDPRHVIAPLDLSQLVQNVCREWVPEALQRSVDLGFVGEAGRCEVVGHEALLTEMLNNLIDNALRYGARAGGAITVRLHCGDATEISVEDDGPGIAPAERADIFERFHRLPGSPPGGSGLGLAIVREIARLHHGNVSVEERLGGGAVFRVRLSRSPLDVGQGRAPAAGHSLGNGAA from the coding sequence TTGAGCGGCGCCGGCGCCGCGCGCGGCCCGACGCTGCGCCGGCAGCTTCTGTGGGCGCTGATTCCGCCGATGCTGCTCGTCGTCGCCGCGGCCGGCGCGCTGTCGTATACGGTGGCGTGGCGTTCGGCGACCGAAGCGTACGACAGCGCGCTGTTCGATTCCGCGCGCTCGCTCGCGCAGCAAATTCACCTGAGCGCTGCGGCGCCGTCGCTCGACCTCCCCAAGGCCGCACGGGACATCCTGCTGGCCGATCCGTACGACCGCGTGTTTTTCACCGTGCTCGACGGGAACGACGCGGCGATCGCCGGCAACGCCGCGGTTCCCGCGCCGCCGGCGGCGCCGTCGAAGGACGCGCCGGTGCAGTTCTACGATGCGCAGATCGCGCGCGACCACGTTCGGGTCGCTACCTACGCGATCTTCACCGGTGCCGGCCGTCCCGCCGCCACCGTGCGTTACGCCGAGACGCTCATCAAGCGCAGACGCTTGTCGGAACGGCTCATCTGGACAGTCGTCCTGCCGCTCGTGTTCGCGGTGGTCATCGTCACCTCGATCGTGGGCTACGGCGTGCGCAAGGGTCTCGCCCCGCTCGGCGACCTCGCCCTGGCGCTCGGACGTAGAGGCTGGGGCGATCTGCGGCCCGTCACACAAGCGCGCACCCCCGACGAGGTAAAGCCGCTCGTCGATGCGCTGAATGACCTCATCGAGCGCCTTTCGGCCTCGCAGGAGGCGCAGCAGCGCTTCATCGCCGAAGCGGCGCACCAACTGCGCACCCCGCTCGCCGCGCTGGCGGCGCAGACCGAGCGCGCGCTCCTCGCCGCCGACGTCGAGAGCATCACCCCGGCTCTGACGCAGCTTCAATCGTCGGCCCGGCGAGTCATCCGGCTCGTGAACCAGCTACTGACGCTCGCTCGCGCCGAGCCCGGCAACGACCCGCGACACGTAATCGCTCCACTCGACCTGTCGCAACTCGTGCAGAACGTCTGCCGCGAATGGGTTCCCGAAGCGCTCCAGCGCAGCGTCGATCTCGGGTTCGTCGGCGAGGCCGGGCGCTGCGAGGTCGTCGGGCATGAGGCGCTGCTCACCGAGATGCTCAATAACCTCATCGATAACGCGCTGCGCTACGGAGCGAGAGCGGGCGGTGCGATCACCGTGAGGCTCCACTGCGGTGACGCGACCGAGATTTCGGTCGAGGACGACGGCCCGGGCATCGCGCCTGCGGAACGCGCGGACATCTTCGAGCGCTTTCATCGGCTTCCCGGAAGCCCTCCCGGCGGCTCGGGACTGGGGCTTGCGATCGTGCGAGAGATCGCCCGGTTACACCACGGAAACGTCAGCGTGGAGGAGCGGCTCGGAGGCGGTGCGGTATTCCGCGTGCGCTTGTCCCGGTCGCCGCTTGATGTAGGACAGGGGCGCGCGCCGGCTGCTGGTCATAGTCTCGGCAACGGTGCCGCCTGA
- the pgsA gene encoding CDP-diacylglycerol--glycerol-3-phosphate 3-phosphatidyltransferase, with protein sequence MPLNLPNLLTWARILLIPLFVGIFYFDKSWVSAPNQNLVATVIFTAAAITDWLDGWLARKLNQTSAFGAFLDPVADKVMVAAALIVLVHLGRVHAVVALIIIGREITISALREWMAKIGEAKSVAVSMLGKIKTVSQMVAIPMLLYYDPIGAFDPQYWGTWLVYIAAVLTLVSMVWYLKLSLPLAWKR encoded by the coding sequence ATGCCGCTCAACCTGCCGAACCTGCTCACGTGGGCGCGGATCCTCCTGATACCGCTGTTCGTGGGAATCTTCTATTTCGACAAGAGCTGGGTCTCGGCGCCGAACCAGAACCTCGTCGCCACCGTCATCTTCACCGCGGCGGCGATCACCGACTGGCTCGACGGCTGGCTCGCCCGCAAGCTCAACCAGACCTCCGCCTTCGGGGCGTTCCTCGACCCGGTGGCCGACAAGGTGATGGTTGCGGCAGCGCTCATCGTCCTGGTGCATCTCGGGCGCGTGCACGCGGTCGTCGCGCTCATCATCATCGGCCGCGAGATCACCATCTCGGCGCTGCGCGAGTGGATGGCCAAGATCGGGGAGGCCAAGAGCGTCGCGGTGTCGATGCTCGGCAAGATCAAGACGGTGTCGCAGATGGTGGCGATCCCGATGCTGCTCTATTACGACCCGATCGGCGCCTTCGATCCCCAGTACTGGGGGACGTGGCTCGTCTATATCGCCGCCGTCCTGACCCTCGTGTCCATGGTGTGGTACCTGAAGCTCTCGCTGCCGCTCGCGTGGAAGCGGTAG
- a CDS encoding uracil-DNA glycosylase, translated as MSAAFTTDCRACPRLSKHLAGVREEYADYHGRPVAPFGAARPDLLVVGLAPGMHGANRTGRPFTGDYAGILLYETLHRYGYANRPVSVAPEDGLKLKRCRITNAVKCLPPGNKPETSEVRQCNAYLKAELEALPGRAAILALGAIAHQAVLMALGLKRNGHPFAHAARHVLPDGKVLFDSYHCSRYNTNTRRLTEAMFRDVFERIGEHLANGS; from the coding sequence ATGAGCGCCGCGTTCACTACCGACTGCCGCGCGTGCCCGAGGCTGTCGAAGCACCTCGCCGGCGTGCGCGAGGAGTATGCGGACTATCATGGCCGACCCGTCGCGCCTTTCGGCGCCGCCAGGCCGGACCTGCTCGTCGTCGGACTCGCGCCCGGCATGCACGGCGCGAATCGCACCGGGCGGCCGTTCACCGGCGATTACGCGGGCATCCTTCTTTATGAGACGCTGCACCGTTACGGCTACGCGAACCGGCCGGTGTCGGTCGCGCCGGAAGACGGCCTGAAGCTCAAGCGCTGCCGCATCACCAACGCGGTGAAATGCCTGCCGCCCGGGAACAAACCGGAGACGTCCGAGGTGCGGCAATGCAACGCCTATCTCAAGGCGGAGCTGGAGGCGCTGCCCGGGCGCGCCGCGATCCTCGCGCTCGGCGCGATCGCGCACCAGGCGGTGCTGATGGCCCTGGGACTGAAGCGCAACGGGCACCCGTTCGCCCATGCGGCCCGCCACGTGCTTCCCGACGGCAAGGTGCTTTTCGACAGCTACCATTGCAGCCGCTACAACACCAACACGCGCCGGCTCACCGAGGCCATGTTCCGCGACGTCTTCGAGCGCATCGGCGAGCATCTCGCGAACGGGTCGTGA
- the uvrC gene encoding excinuclease ABC subunit UvrC, with protein sequence MADVAEIIAGLPHLPGVYRMLNEAGEVLYVGKALDLRKRVSSYFQKTAGHSPRIAIMVGQVANVETTVTRSEGEALLLENNLIKALNPRYNILFRDDKSYPYLVVTGHEYPRLGFHRGSLDARHHYYGPFPGAGAVRESIQLMQKVFRIRTCEDTVFTNRSRPCLLHQIKRCTAPCVHLIDAAGYAEDVKSAELFLSGKEDEVMERLEARMESSAERMEYEEAAIVRDQITALRRVRERQFVSDEGGRDTDVVALHRVSGITCVNLVMIRGGHHLGDKNFFPKNAEEFSEDEVLEAFIAQHYLRHGIPRQIVVGAGFQPGALEEALSQQAGRKVHINVNPTGPRRVWLEMAQKNAQLGAEQAASSQSTAERRLTALQQALELGESMQRIECFDISHTMGEATVASCVVYDRGAMQKSEYRRYNIRSVEPGDDYGAMREVLSRRYGKIVASEGKLPDLVLIDGGKGQLGVAVEVFTELGLTDVPLVGVAKGEERKPGLEQLFIPNKPEALVLGPDHPALHLIQQVRDEAHRFAITGHRARRAKARNVSPLEAISGIGAKRRQRLLVRFGGMRGLLAASVDDLAQVDGISRVLAEKIYEELH encoded by the coding sequence ATGGCAGACGTCGCCGAGATCATCGCCGGATTGCCGCACCTGCCGGGCGTCTACCGCATGCTGAACGAGGCGGGGGAGGTGCTGTACGTCGGCAAGGCGCTCGATCTGAGGAAGCGCGTGTCGTCGTACTTCCAGAAGACCGCCGGCCACAGCCCGCGCATCGCGATCATGGTGGGGCAGGTCGCGAACGTCGAGACGACGGTCACCCGCTCCGAAGGCGAGGCGCTGCTCCTCGAGAACAACCTGATCAAGGCGCTCAACCCGCGCTACAACATCCTTTTCCGCGACGACAAGTCGTATCCCTATCTCGTCGTCACCGGCCACGAATACCCGCGCCTCGGCTTCCACCGCGGCAGCCTCGACGCGCGCCATCATTACTACGGCCCGTTCCCCGGCGCCGGCGCGGTGCGCGAGAGCATCCAGCTCATGCAGAAGGTCTTCCGCATCCGCACCTGCGAGGACACGGTGTTCACCAACCGCTCGCGGCCGTGCCTCCTGCACCAGATCAAGCGCTGCACGGCGCCGTGCGTGCACCTGATCGACGCGGCGGGTTACGCGGAAGACGTGAAGAGCGCCGAGCTCTTCCTCTCCGGCAAGGAAGACGAGGTCATGGAGCGGCTCGAAGCGCGCATGGAGTCGTCGGCCGAGCGCATGGAATACGAAGAAGCCGCGATCGTGCGCGACCAGATCACGGCGCTGCGCCGCGTGCGCGAGCGCCAGTTCGTGAGCGACGAGGGCGGGCGCGACACCGACGTCGTCGCCCTGCATCGCGTCTCCGGCATCACCTGCGTGAACCTCGTCATGATCCGCGGCGGCCACCATCTCGGCGACAAGAACTTCTTTCCGAAGAACGCCGAGGAGTTCTCCGAGGACGAGGTGCTCGAAGCGTTCATCGCCCAGCATTACCTGCGCCACGGCATCCCGCGGCAGATCGTCGTCGGCGCGGGCTTCCAGCCCGGCGCGCTCGAGGAGGCGCTGTCGCAGCAGGCGGGCCGCAAGGTGCACATCAACGTCAATCCGACCGGGCCGCGCCGGGTGTGGCTGGAGATGGCGCAGAAGAACGCGCAGCTCGGCGCAGAGCAGGCGGCGAGCTCGCAGTCGACCGCCGAGCGCAGGCTCACCGCGCTCCAGCAGGCGCTCGAGCTCGGCGAATCGATGCAGCGCATCGAGTGCTTCGATATCAGCCATACCATGGGCGAGGCGACAGTGGCCTCGTGCGTCGTATACGATCGCGGGGCCATGCAGAAGAGCGAATACCGGCGCTACAACATCCGCAGCGTCGAGCCCGGCGACGATTACGGCGCGATGCGCGAGGTGCTGTCGCGCCGCTACGGCAAGATCGTGGCGAGCGAGGGCAAGCTGCCCGACCTGGTGCTGATCGACGGCGGCAAGGGACAGCTCGGGGTGGCGGTCGAAGTCTTCACCGAGCTGGGCCTGACCGACGTGCCGCTCGTGGGAGTCGCCAAAGGCGAGGAGCGCAAGCCCGGGCTCGAGCAGCTCTTCATCCCGAACAAGCCCGAGGCGCTGGTGCTCGGTCCCGACCATCCGGCGTTGCATCTCATCCAGCAGGTCCGCGACGAGGCGCATCGCTTCGCGATCACCGGCCACCGCGCGCGGCGCGCCAAGGCGCGCAACGTCTCGCCGCTGGAAGCGATCTCGGGCATCGGCGCGAAGCGCCGGCAGCGCCTGCTCGTGCGCTTCGGCGGCATGCGCGGGCTGCTCGCCGCGAGCGTCGACGACCTGGCGCAGGTCGACGGCATCAGCCGCGTGCTCGCGGAGAAGATCTACGAGGAGCTGCACTGA
- a CDS encoding CusA/CzcA family heavy metal efflux RND transporter codes for MLDRIITFALQQRVFVVAAALIVAIAGWRAWQDLPVEAFPDVQDVQVIIITQAPGKAPEEVERSITLPIELEMGGVPRMTQLRSVSITGLSVITLTFSDNTNDYFARAQVLERLQGVALPANVQPTLAPLTNAIGEIYRYVIEAPPGMPLYEVRAVQDWIIRPALRRVSGVADVVSFGGTIKEYQAKIDPSQLRKYGVTIDQVSVALGANSANTGGGLLARGEEALVIRSVGIFESIDDIARVVVASRGGRPIVVGDLGTVEVGSRVRTGIVAFNERAQVVQGVVQMIKGQDPAKVVDELKREVERVSGRLPPGVKIHPFYDRTELVKHTVHTVTENLAIGAALVVAVLIIFLRNGHAALAVAVVIPLSLLIAFSLMDAKGIAANLISLGAVDFGIIIDSAVVLVEALMVRLALTGHDDNPAHSGYGWRLHTLKAVTLEMGPPILFSKAIIILAFLPIFTFQRVEGKIFAPMAYTLSFALLGAIVLTLTLVPALVSFSLRYTDFAEKHSRWMHALQTRYRSFLQSTFPRRIAVTAASCVALAIALALAPRLGSEFLPKLDEGNIWLTITLPPSTNIDTTKAIEQHVRSILRGYPEVNSIVTQIGRPDDGTDPKGPNNVEIMADLKPRDTWRFARKDDMIADMTAKLKVIPGLPTNFSQVIEDNVNEALSGAKGEIVVKVFGPNLEILEQKSEQIARVLAGIRGAADVGASKVGGQSELTINLDRARMARYGINVADVNSTVEAALAGTIVNTFFEGDRRFNVTVRLAPEFRDAVDDVADLPVALPGGAGTIPLAAIADIAVKQGVGRVSREAGGRNVAVKANLLGRDQGSFVDEAMAKVDAQVKLPEGYYITWGGQFENQQRAIARLKIIVPLSVLGIFVLLFWAFRSMRQALLVVSMIPFTLIGGLAGLAVAGLHLSVSAAVGFIAVAGISVQNGVIMASQFNELIRNGRSVGVAVLEGAADRLRPILMTALMAGIGLMPAALSHGIGSETQRPFAVVIVGGIVSATLFTLVLLPLLYPLVAREEPSAVTEGDSVTA; via the coding sequence GTGCTCGATCGCATCATCACCTTCGCTCTCCAGCAGCGCGTTTTCGTGGTCGCGGCGGCGCTGATCGTCGCCATCGCCGGCTGGCGGGCGTGGCAAGACCTCCCCGTCGAGGCCTTTCCTGATGTGCAGGACGTCCAGGTCATCATCATCACCCAGGCCCCCGGCAAGGCCCCCGAGGAAGTCGAGCGCAGCATCACGCTCCCCATCGAGCTCGAGATGGGCGGCGTGCCGCGCATGACGCAACTGCGCTCGGTGTCGATCACGGGGCTCTCGGTCATCACGCTCACGTTTTCGGACAATACCAACGATTACTTCGCGCGCGCGCAGGTGCTGGAACGGCTGCAGGGGGTCGCCCTGCCCGCCAACGTGCAGCCGACGCTGGCGCCGCTCACGAACGCCATCGGTGAGATCTACCGCTACGTCATCGAAGCGCCTCCCGGCATGCCGCTCTACGAGGTGCGGGCGGTCCAGGACTGGATCATCCGTCCCGCGCTGCGCCGCGTCAGCGGCGTCGCGGACGTGGTGAGCTTCGGCGGAACGATCAAGGAATACCAGGCGAAGATCGACCCGTCGCAGCTACGCAAATACGGCGTGACGATCGACCAGGTCTCGGTGGCGCTCGGCGCCAACAGCGCGAACACCGGCGGCGGCCTGCTCGCGCGGGGCGAGGAGGCCCTCGTGATCCGCAGCGTGGGCATCTTCGAGAGCATCGACGACATCGCCCGTGTCGTGGTGGCGAGCCGCGGCGGGAGGCCGATCGTGGTGGGCGACCTCGGCACGGTCGAGGTCGGCTCGCGCGTGAGGACCGGCATCGTCGCGTTCAACGAGCGCGCCCAGGTCGTCCAGGGCGTCGTGCAGATGATCAAGGGCCAGGATCCCGCAAAAGTCGTCGACGAGCTCAAGCGCGAGGTCGAGCGCGTGTCCGGGCGTCTGCCGCCGGGCGTGAAGATCCATCCGTTCTACGACCGCACCGAGCTCGTGAAGCACACCGTCCATACCGTCACCGAGAACCTCGCGATCGGCGCCGCCCTCGTCGTGGCGGTACTCATCATCTTTCTGCGCAACGGGCACGCGGCGCTGGCGGTCGCGGTGGTAATTCCGCTCTCGCTGCTGATCGCGTTCTCGCTGATGGACGCCAAAGGCATCGCGGCCAACCTCATTTCGCTCGGCGCGGTCGACTTCGGCATCATCATCGACAGTGCGGTGGTTCTCGTCGAGGCGCTGATGGTGCGCCTCGCGCTCACCGGCCACGACGACAATCCCGCGCACTCGGGCTACGGCTGGCGGCTGCATACGCTCAAAGCCGTGACCCTGGAGATGGGCCCGCCGATCCTCTTCTCCAAGGCGATCATCATCCTGGCGTTCCTGCCGATCTTCACGTTCCAGCGGGTCGAAGGGAAGATCTTCGCTCCGATGGCGTACACGCTGTCGTTCGCCCTGCTCGGCGCCATCGTGCTCACGCTCACGCTCGTTCCGGCGCTCGTCAGCTTCTCGCTGCGATACACCGATTTCGCCGAGAAGCACTCGCGCTGGATGCATGCGCTGCAGACGCGCTACCGCAGCTTCCTGCAGAGCACGTTCCCGCGGCGCATCGCCGTCACGGCCGCGAGCTGCGTCGCGCTCGCGATTGCGCTGGCGCTCGCGCCGAGGCTGGGCAGCGAGTTCCTCCCGAAGCTCGATGAAGGCAACATCTGGCTCACGATCACGCTGCCGCCTTCGACGAACATCGACACGACCAAGGCGATCGAACAGCACGTTCGCAGCATCCTGCGCGGTTATCCCGAGGTGAACAGCATCGTGACGCAGATCGGCAGGCCCGACGACGGCACCGACCCGAAAGGGCCGAACAACGTGGAGATCATGGCCGACCTCAAGCCCCGCGACACGTGGCGCTTCGCGCGCAAGGACGACATGATCGCGGACATGACCGCGAAGCTGAAGGTCATTCCGGGACTGCCGACCAACTTCTCGCAGGTGATCGAAGACAACGTCAACGAGGCGCTGTCCGGCGCCAAAGGCGAGATCGTCGTGAAGGTGTTCGGCCCCAACCTCGAGATTCTCGAGCAAAAGAGCGAGCAGATCGCGCGCGTTCTCGCGGGCATCCGCGGCGCCGCGGACGTCGGCGCGTCCAAGGTCGGCGGGCAGAGTGAGCTCACGATCAATCTCGACCGCGCGCGCATGGCGCGGTACGGCATCAACGTCGCCGACGTCAACTCGACGGTCGAAGCCGCGCTCGCCGGCACGATCGTCAATACTTTCTTCGAAGGCGATCGCCGCTTCAACGTGACGGTCCGCCTTGCACCCGAGTTCCGCGACGCCGTCGACGATGTCGCCGATCTGCCCGTCGCTCTCCCCGGCGGCGCAGGCACGATACCGTTGGCGGCGATCGCGGACATCGCGGTGAAGCAAGGCGTCGGGCGCGTATCGCGCGAAGCCGGCGGACGCAACGTCGCGGTCAAAGCGAACCTGCTCGGGCGGGACCAGGGCAGCTTCGTCGACGAGGCGATGGCGAAAGTCGACGCGCAGGTGAAGCTGCCGGAGGGTTACTACATCACGTGGGGCGGACAGTTCGAGAACCAGCAGCGGGCGATCGCCCGGCTGAAAATCATCGTGCCCTTGTCCGTGCTCGGGATCTTCGTGCTGCTCTTCTGGGCGTTCAGGTCGATGAGGCAGGCGTTGCTGGTCGTGTCGATGATACCGTTCACGCTCATCGGCGGCCTCGCGGGCCTCGCCGTCGCGGGGCTGCACCTGTCGGTGTCGGCCGCGGTCGGATTCATAGCCGTTGCGGGGATCTCGGTGCAGAACGGAGTGATCATGGCTTCGCAGTTCAACGAGCTCATACGCAACGGCCGCAGCGTAGGCGTCGCGGTGCTCGAGGGCGCGGCGGACCGGCTGCGGCCGATCCTGATGACCGCGCTGATGGCGGGTATCGGCCTGATGCCCGCCGCGCTCTCGCATGGCATCGGCTCGGAGACGCAACGGCCGTTCGCCGTGGTCATCGTCGGCGGCATCGTATCGGCGACGCTGTTCACTCTCGTCCTGCTGCCGCTGTTGTACCCGCTCGTGGCGCGCGAAGAGCCGAGCGCCGTGACCGAGGGCGATTCGGTCACCGCGTAA
- a CDS encoding phosphatase PAP2 family protein, with amino-acid sequence MVPLSAKSPARGRYRELVSSGAEPVYARAPAGWLAIPAAIACVLLLLGQATDFDLLVTRYVFNAHTGEFPLRLNFWFDVVLHHWTKYIVMTVAALTIAGLGLTFMLPPLKVHRRVLTFLALALCLAPLSVSIAKTTSARHCPWDVIEFGGDVPYERLFEPNAVGVDPGRCFPAGHASTGFALMAFYFAAYSRRARRAARNWLLAGIVAGVALGLGRVVQGAHFISHVLWAGLLCWIVMVALYRVCLSGAPSRDAAIALRIVDEGGLTP; translated from the coding sequence ATGGTGCCGCTCAGCGCAAAATCGCCCGCGCGCGGGCGCTACCGCGAGCTCGTCAGCTCGGGAGCTGAACCGGTTTACGCGCGCGCGCCGGCCGGATGGCTCGCGATCCCCGCGGCGATCGCGTGCGTGTTGCTTCTGCTTGGCCAGGCGACGGACTTCGATCTACTCGTTACCCGCTACGTCTTCAATGCCCACACGGGCGAATTTCCACTGCGCCTGAATTTCTGGTTCGATGTCGTCCTGCATCACTGGACGAAATATATCGTCATGACGGTCGCGGCTCTGACGATAGCGGGTCTCGGGCTGACTTTCATGCTGCCCCCATTGAAGGTTCACCGGCGAGTGTTGACGTTTCTGGCGCTTGCGCTGTGTCTCGCCCCGCTCAGCGTCAGCATCGCGAAAACCACCAGCGCTCGCCATTGCCCGTGGGACGTCATCGAGTTTGGGGGAGACGTGCCCTACGAACGCCTCTTCGAGCCCAATGCCGTGGGCGTGGACCCCGGCCGCTGTTTCCCTGCCGGGCACGCGTCGACCGGCTTCGCGTTGATGGCGTTCTATTTCGCGGCATACAGCCGCCGCGCTCGTAGGGCTGCGCGCAATTGGCTGCTCGCCGGCATCGTCGCAGGCGTTGCCTTGGGCCTGGGGCGTGTCGTGCAAGGCGCCCATTTCATCTCTCATGTGCTCTGGGCAGGACTTCTATGCTGGATTGTGATGGTCGCGCTCTATCGAGTGTGCCTGTCCGGCGCGCCCAGTCGCGACGCGGCGATCGCGCTTCGTATCGTGGATGAGGGCGGCCTCACGCCTTGA
- a CDS encoding efflux RND transporter periplasmic adaptor subunit → MTSRILATTLTCIGLAALCFAAGSLWQRERTTAAAPAPVQHELAGPDSRTARFAADSPQLQFIKTEQVVALPEPLLDPLNGRVAYDENYTARVTSPIAGRVTRIEVQPGDRVGAGSPLAWIDAPDYATASADLGKAQADVQQRTRAYARAKELLEGGVVPRKDVESSETDLRQAQTELRRADLRLRNLTAGTRAPNDGKLSLRSPIAGVVADRKLNPGAEVRPDAPDPLFIITDPAHVWVIVELPERFLGKVAVGQTVSVETDAYAGVDINGRIASIGQVLDPATRRVQVRCVVNNPRQLLKPEMFARVIPLRDEREKLVRVPNTALISQGLYSFVYVETQPGAFEKRKVTLGLQGRDQSYVRAGLVEGERVVASGTLLLESELASRN, encoded by the coding sequence ATGACGTCCCGCATCCTCGCCACAACACTCACCTGCATCGGGCTTGCCGCGCTGTGCTTTGCTGCCGGCTCGCTGTGGCAGCGGGAGCGCACGACCGCGGCAGCGCCCGCGCCGGTGCAGCATGAGCTCGCAGGTCCCGACTCGCGCACGGCGCGCTTCGCGGCGGATTCACCGCAGCTTCAGTTCATCAAGACCGAGCAGGTGGTCGCACTGCCTGAGCCGCTGCTCGATCCGCTCAACGGCCGTGTCGCTTACGACGAGAACTACACGGCGCGCGTGACCTCGCCGATCGCCGGCCGCGTCACGCGCATCGAAGTGCAGCCCGGTGACCGAGTCGGCGCGGGATCGCCGCTCGCGTGGATCGATGCGCCGGATTACGCAACGGCTTCGGCCGATCTCGGCAAAGCGCAAGCCGACGTGCAGCAGAGGACCCGTGCTTACGCACGCGCCAAAGAACTGCTGGAAGGTGGCGTCGTGCCGCGCAAGGACGTCGAATCGTCCGAGACCGACCTCAGACAGGCCCAGACCGAGCTGCGCCGCGCCGATCTTCGCCTCCGCAACCTGACGGCGGGCACGCGCGCGCCCAACGACGGCAAGCTCTCGCTGCGCTCGCCGATCGCCGGCGTGGTGGCGGACCGCAAGCTCAACCCCGGCGCGGAAGTGAGGCCCGACGCACCCGATCCGCTTTTCATCATCACCGATCCGGCGCACGTCTGGGTGATCGTGGAGCTGCCGGAGCGCTTTCTCGGCAAGGTCGCGGTGGGCCAGACGGTCTCGGTGGAGACCGACGCGTACGCCGGCGTCGACATCAACGGCCGGATCGCGTCGATCGGCCAGGTGCTCGATCCTGCGACACGGCGCGTCCAGGTGCGCTGCGTCGTCAACAACCCGCGGCAGTTGCTCAAGCCCGAGATGTTCGCGCGCGTCATCCCGCTGCGCGACGAGCGCGAGAAGCTCGTCCGGGTACCCAACACGGCGCTCATCAGTCAGGGACTGTACAGCTTCGTCTACGTCGAGACGCAGCCCGGCGCCTTCGAGAAGCGGAAGGTGACGCTCGGCCTCCAGGGCCGCGATCAGAGCTACGTCCGAGCCGGTCTTGTAGAGGGCGAGCGCGTAGTGGCGAGCGGGACCCTGCTGCTCGAGTCAGAGCTCGCGTCGCGGAACTGA
- a CDS encoding response regulator, translated as MRILLVEDDAILADGVAASLRSLGYAVDCMATGEQADQALAVEEYDLAILDIEIPVFDGFEVLRRMRRRRSSVPVLVLTARDGVHDRIHGLDLGADDYLVKPFEMGELEARIRALVRRAQGLADNRIELARLSVDLRGRRALLDGAGLDLSAREFEVLEVLASRSGRVVSKDALIASLYQWDEDVSSNAIEIHVHRLRKKLQGAGVEIKTIRGLGYLLRAAEQGAHS; from the coding sequence GTGCGCATACTACTGGTCGAAGATGACGCGATCCTCGCTGACGGCGTGGCCGCGTCGCTGCGCAGCCTCGGCTACGCGGTCGACTGCATGGCCACCGGCGAGCAGGCAGACCAGGCGCTCGCCGTAGAAGAGTACGACCTCGCCATCCTCGATATCGAGATCCCGGTGTTCGACGGCTTCGAGGTGTTGCGGCGGATGCGCCGGCGCAGATCGAGCGTGCCGGTGCTCGTGCTTACCGCACGCGATGGGGTGCACGATCGCATCCACGGCCTCGACCTCGGCGCCGACGACTATCTCGTCAAGCCTTTCGAGATGGGGGAGCTCGAAGCCCGCATCCGTGCGCTCGTGCGGCGCGCTCAGGGGCTCGCCGATAACCGCATCGAGCTGGCGCGTCTCTCCGTCGACCTGCGCGGGCGCCGCGCGCTGCTCGACGGCGCGGGCCTCGACCTTTCGGCCCGCGAATTCGAAGTGCTCGAAGTGCTCGCGTCGCGCTCAGGGCGCGTCGTCAGCAAGGACGCGCTGATCGCGAGCCTTTACCAGTGGGATGAGGACGTGAGCTCGAACGCGATCGAGATCCACGTGCACCGCCTGCGCAAGAAGCTGCAAGGCGCTGGTGTGGAGATCAAGACGATTCGCGGGTTGGGTTATCTGCTCCGCGCAGCCGAACAGGGCGCGCACAGTTGA